In Colletotrichum destructivum chromosome 8, complete sequence, the following proteins share a genomic window:
- a CDS encoding Putative SANT/Myb domain, Homeobox-like domain superfamily protein, which yields MSSFSIFLTLYSLVKTILAISQLFSFFLVPSLFLISFSVLVIAFPKPIFIDFFRPPSPLSPHPVHRPVINSNLSLKPLQARNRRRRRQELTRSTRDTRYRSVSAVELAICSRFPHPHQKNLSRCLLLNRPFSRVTMPKHTRSSSSSHNHYGNPMPVSLAPAANPIAMYNQRMTMPQQAYYTMPSSSAPMQQQPQPTYESYAPVSAPPVSVPPMQHRASSGAWTPQDDQQLLAARAQGLNWGQIQMSYFPNKTPNACRKRHERLMERKGADDWDNRKLERLAKEYMGMRKEIWSGLAARTGEKWNVVEAKCMSNGLKNLQSASRAGARRERLESGQPLPSGYDEDSGISGLGLTPVDELDASYSSPETVSSGHSASGSSTSAAGYVASLQHLQPLHTGQYGYGHAGAHHGYTSSVSSNGSVNGGYGHGQSQSPSPYLHPHGQRLPSVDMGIDAIINRPGGGGGQQQL from the exons ATGTCCAGCTTCTCGATCTTCTTGACTCTGTATTCGCTTGTCAAGACAATTCTCGCCATCTCACAactcttttcttttttcctcgTTCCGTCTCTTTTCCTTATTTCCTTTTCAGTCCTAGTCATCGCATTTCCTAAACCGATTTTCATAGATTTCTTCAGACCACCTAGCCCTCTTTCGCCCCATCCCGTTCATCGCCCTGTCATCAACTCCAATCTTTCCCTGAAACCCCTCCAGGCGAGGAacaggcgacggcgacgacaagaatTAACAAGATCAACACGAGACACTCGCTACCGATCCGTTTCAGCAGTTGAATTAGCAATCTGCTCGCGTTTCCCCCATCCTCATCAAAAGAACCTTTCTCGTTGTCTACTTCTCAATCGACCCTTTTCAAGAGTTACCATGCCCAAACACACGCGGTCATCCAGTTCGAGTCACAACCACTACGGCAATCCGATGCCTGTTTCTCTTGCGCCTGCCGCAAACCCCATTGCCATGTACAACCAGCGCATGACCATGCCGCAGCAGGCTTACTACACCAtgccctcttcttctgctcccatgcagcagcagccgcagccaaCATACGAAAGCTACGCCCCGGTGTCTGCGCCCCCCGTCTCCGTGCCCCCGATGCAGCACCGAGCCTCCTCGGGCGCATGGACTCCCCAGGATGACCAGCAGCTGCTCGCGGCCCGCGCCCAAGGCCTTAACTGGGGCCAGATCCAAATGTCCTACTTTCCCAACAAGACCCCCAACGCCTGCAGAAAGCGTCATGAGCGTCTGATGGAACGCAAAGGGGCCGATGACTGGGACAATCGCAAGCTTGAACGTCTGGCCAAGGAGTACATGGGCATGAGAAAAGAAATCTGGTCCGGCCTTGCAGCCCGCACCGGTGAGAAGTGgaatgtcgtcgaggccaag TGCATGTCGAATGGTCTCAAGAATCTGCAAAGCGCATCTCGTGCTGGGGCTAGACGGGAGCGCCTCGAGTCGGGGCAGCCACTACCATCAGGGTATGACGAAGACAGCGGCATCAGCGGCCTCGGGCTTACCCCAGTTGACGAGCTAGACGCGTCCTACAGTAGTCCAGAGACGGTATCCTCCGGACACTCTgccagcggcagcagcacctcggccgcggGCTACGTCGCCTCCCTCCAGCATCTGCAACCACTTCACACCGGACAGTACGGTTATGGACACGCCGGTGCCCACCACGGATACACCagctccgtctcctcgaaCGGTTCGGTCAACGGCGGATACGGTCACGGCCAGTCACAGTCTCCCAGCCCCTACCTCCACCCTCACGGCCAAAGACTGCCCAGCGTGGATATGGGAATTgacgccatcatcaaccggccgggtggcggcggtggtcaGCAACAGCTGTGA